One segment of Halococcus salsus DNA contains the following:
- a CDS encoding helix-turn-helix domain-containing protein translates to MHEATFRIEGDGAYAAATAGTDARVELWCNDHCDLLHVTGGASDEILAHVREAVGVQERLQRPDELVLITADCLQRHEGDLIETYLARHDCLLLPPLRYARGAKSCRVLALDPANLTACYRDLLAAGFSVSVERTREIETVTHDAPLLTLDGVLPDLSARQRETLAIAYDFGYYEIPRETTTAAIADAVGVERRTAEEHLRRAENKLVAAMIEYVCA, encoded by the coding sequence ATGCACGAGGCGACCTTCCGCATCGAGGGGGATGGAGCGTACGCCGCGGCGACCGCCGGCACGGATGCGCGCGTCGAGCTCTGGTGTAACGACCACTGCGACCTCCTCCACGTCACCGGCGGCGCGAGCGACGAGATACTCGCCCACGTTCGCGAGGCGGTCGGCGTGCAGGAGCGCCTCCAGCGACCGGACGAACTGGTCCTCATCACCGCCGACTGCCTGCAGCGCCACGAGGGCGACCTCATCGAGACCTACCTCGCCCGTCACGACTGTCTGCTCCTGCCGCCCCTGCGCTACGCTCGCGGTGCGAAGTCCTGTCGCGTGCTCGCGCTCGACCCGGCCAACCTCACGGCGTGCTACCGCGACCTCCTCGCGGCGGGGTTCTCGGTCTCGGTCGAGCGAACGCGCGAGATCGAGACGGTCACCCACGACGCGCCGCTGCTCACCCTCGACGGCGTTCTCCCCGACCTCTCGGCACGTCAGCGCGAGACCCTCGCGATCGCCTACGACTTCGGGTACTACGAGATCCCGCGGGAGACCACGACGGCCGCCATCGCCGACGCGGTCGGTGTCGAGCGACGGACCGCCGAGGAACACCTCCGGCGTGCGGAGAACAAGCTGGTCGCGGCGATGATCGAGTACGTGTGCGCCTAG
- a CDS encoding YjiH family protein, which produces MSTDTQDRTWSIDDAPPTRGIDEIDLNDFETGPILKFVVAFAIGAVFFLVPVPWQGEVTVPFDIVVSTITATFPDAVGLYALAVIVAGGALTTAAELDARGVLSLDIDLSYFESSTAFWALRVLGALLAPVMFLRLGPAWLYTSSTGEFMWGTLIYSVGVIIPIGAVFITVFVELGGLEFVGTLARPVMNPLFKFPGRAALDSLASWVGSYSVGLYVTRNVFDRGGYDKREVFIISTCFSTVSIGFVGVVAATLDMLALFPVIFVAYFVCVVVCAVILVRIPPISRVPKEYIAEPDPEVPFVGSTRDYLRFALSEAVGKARDGETFTGAAWRGFVDGLKLTSLILGTILTVGLAAVLLSAYTPTFELLGAPLVPVIELLRLPDAETVAPATIVGITEMYVPVLLVEETARMARFFVAVLAVSQLIFFSSVGPMTMDMFSDVPVRFRDLVLLFVMRTVILVPLVAGMTHLLNALGVL; this is translated from the coding sequence ATGAGTACCGATACACAGGACAGGACATGGTCCATCGACGACGCACCGCCGACGCGAGGGATCGACGAGATCGACCTCAACGACTTCGAGACCGGACCGATACTCAAGTTCGTGGTCGCGTTCGCCATCGGCGCGGTCTTCTTCCTCGTTCCGGTGCCTTGGCAGGGTGAGGTCACCGTGCCCTTCGACATCGTCGTCAGTACGATCACCGCCACGTTCCCCGACGCGGTCGGGCTATATGCGCTAGCGGTCATCGTCGCTGGCGGCGCGCTGACGACCGCCGCCGAGCTCGACGCACGAGGAGTGCTTTCGCTCGACATCGACCTCTCGTACTTCGAGAGTTCGACCGCGTTCTGGGCGCTCCGGGTACTCGGGGCGCTCCTCGCACCGGTCATGTTCCTCAGGCTCGGCCCCGCATGGCTCTACACGTCGTCGACGGGCGAGTTCATGTGGGGAACGTTGATCTACAGCGTCGGCGTCATCATTCCGATCGGGGCGGTTTTCATCACCGTTTTCGTCGAACTCGGGGGGCTCGAGTTCGTCGGCACGCTCGCCCGACCGGTGATGAACCCACTGTTCAAATTCCCTGGTCGAGCCGCGCTCGACAGCCTCGCGTCGTGGGTCGGGTCGTACTCGGTCGGTCTCTACGTCACCCGGAACGTCTTCGATCGCGGCGGGTACGACAAGCGGGAGGTGTTCATCATCTCGACGTGTTTTTCGACCGTGAGTATCGGGTTCGTCGGCGTCGTGGCCGCCACGCTCGACATGCTTGCTCTGTTCCCCGTTATCTTCGTCGCGTACTTCGTCTGTGTCGTGGTCTGTGCCGTGATCCTCGTTCGGATACCACCGATCAGCCGCGTTCCGAAGGAGTACATCGCCGAACCCGACCCCGAAGTGCCGTTCGTCGGCTCCACACGCGACTATCTCCGGTTCGCGCTCAGCGAAGCGGTCGGGAAGGCGAGGGACGGCGAGACGTTCACAGGGGCGGCCTGGCGTGGGTTCGTCGATGGCCTCAAGCTCACGAGCCTCATCCTGGGGACCATCCTCACGGTCGGTCTCGCGGCGGTGTTGCTCTCGGCGTACACCCCGACGTTCGAGCTCCTCGGTGCGCCGCTCGTGCCCGTCATCGAACTCCTCAGGTTGCCGGACGCGGAGACCGTCGCGCCGGCGACCATCGTCGGCATTACCGAGATGTACGTCCCTGTATTGCTGGTCGAGGAGACCGCACGGATGGCGCGGTTTTTCGTCGCCGTGCTCGCGGTCTCCCAGCTGATATTCTTCTCGAGCGTCGGGCCGATGACGATGGACATGTTCAGCGACGTTCCGGTCCGGTTCCGAGACCTCGTCCTGTTGTTCGTCATGCGGACGGTCATCTTAGTTCCGCTCGTCGCCGGCATGACCCACCTCCTCAATGCGCTCGGCGTGCTCTAG
- a CDS encoding bifunctional metallophosphatase/5'-nucleotidase has protein sequence MADPLTVIGYSDLEGIYDEPDSIARLGSFLLARRDDDTLLVGAGDNTALGVASTVSHNKPGVELPTRPGRAIAAPFYRAVEPDVETFGNHDLDHGPADARDLVREFPTGWTCGNLHTDDGLFGADAGVRPTRTFETGVGRVGVFGVTTTQLPAITPNASSLRVTNPVDAARTAAADLRERVDYVIGVSHCGRDDPAVAAAADADLVVGGHLHERCAGIHDGTLLVRTGGSGVVEATTGGKYAFHDSIRTAPDRSLLDTYTRVREALELDTVVAHVDEPVVRDRETLTTGESRLVNFVADAYRAATDADVGVMHASSLRTGPPLAGDVSAGDVIAVSPFGNRLTTLSVSGTALRKALAVACPAAENDRWLLSVSGASVVWDDTTGAFERIRIDGDPLDAEDEYTVAVQEYFVVTETMPTLTEGAVQSYHGLQYDHLVAHAANGGLGIGIEDRIVRPKQ, from the coding sequence ATGGCCGACCCGCTCACCGTGATCGGATATTCGGATCTCGAAGGGATCTACGACGAGCCGGACTCCATCGCCAGACTCGGGAGCTTCCTCCTGGCGCGACGGGACGACGACACGCTGCTGGTCGGAGCCGGCGACAACACGGCTCTCGGGGTCGCATCGACCGTTTCGCACAACAAACCGGGGGTCGAGCTCCCGACGCGCCCCGGGCGTGCGATCGCGGCCCCGTTCTATCGAGCGGTCGAACCGGACGTCGAGACCTTCGGCAACCACGACCTCGACCACGGACCGGCGGACGCGAGGGACCTCGTTCGCGAGTTCCCGACCGGCTGGACGTGTGGGAACCTCCACACCGACGACGGACTGTTCGGCGCGGACGCGGGCGTTCGACCGACGCGTACGTTCGAGACGGGGGTCGGTCGTGTCGGGGTCTTCGGCGTGACGACCACCCAGCTCCCGGCGATCACGCCGAACGCGTCCAGCCTCCGGGTGACGAACCCGGTCGACGCCGCACGGACGGCTGCCGCCGACCTCCGCGAGCGGGTCGACTACGTGATCGGGGTCTCCCACTGCGGTCGCGACGACCCGGCGGTTGCGGCCGCCGCCGATGCCGACCTCGTGGTCGGCGGGCACCTCCACGAGCGATGCGCCGGGATCCACGACGGCACACTGCTCGTCCGAACGGGCGGGTCCGGCGTCGTGGAAGCGACGACCGGCGGCAAGTACGCGTTTCACGACTCGATACGAACGGCTCCCGACCGGTCCTTGCTCGACACCTACACGCGGGTTCGGGAGGCGCTCGAACTCGACACGGTCGTCGCGCACGTCGACGAGCCGGTCGTCCGCGACAGGGAGACGCTCACCACCGGTGAGTCTCGGCTGGTAAACTTCGTCGCCGACGCGTATCGGGCGGCGACCGACGCCGACGTCGGGGTCATGCACGCCAGCTCCCTCCGAACGGGACCGCCGCTCGCCGGCGACGTCTCCGCGGGCGACGTGATCGCCGTCTCGCCGTTCGGCAATCGGTTGACGACGCTCTCGGTATCGGGAACCGCGCTCCGGAAGGCGCTCGCGGTCGCCTGTCCCGCCGCCGAGAACGATCGCTGGTTGCTGTCGGTCTCGGGTGCCTCGGTCGTCTGGGACGATACGACCGGGGCGTTCGAACGGATCCGTATCGACGGCGACCCGCTCGACGCGGAAGACGAATACACGGTCGCGGTTCAGGAGTACTTCGTCGTCACCGAGACGATGCCTACGTTGACCGAAGGGGCCGTCCAGTCGTACCACGGGCTGCAGTACGACCACCTCGTCGCGCACGCGGCGAACGGCGGGCTCGGGATCGGTATCGAGGATCGCATCGTGAGACCGAAGCAGTGA
- a CDS encoding O-acetylhomoserine aminocarboxypropyltransferase/cysteine synthase family protein: protein MSDDPTDQSTATDALHAGQQPDSATGARAPPLYQTTSYVFEDAEDAAAQFALEKPGYIYSRLMNPTVETLQERMATLEGGVGAAATGSGMAALDLTTFLLASAGDNIVSASSLYGGTYTYLTHSVERRGISTRFVDTLDYDAYEEAIDDETAYVHLETIGNPALDTPDIQRVADIAHDNGAPLFVDNTFATPALCRPLDHGADLVWNSTTKWLHGSGTTVGGVVVDGGSFPWAEYPEKYPEIAQDNPAYHGVNFVEAFGDAAFTYAAIARGLRDLGNQQSPFDAWQTLQGLETLPLRMDRHCENAMTVAEYLEDHEAVSWVTYPGLDSHPTHETASEYLDGGYGGMITFGLEGGYEAARRTVESTELASLLANVGDAKTLIVHPASTTHQQLSDAEKESSGVTDDLVRLSVGIEDPAHIVADLERAIESTQ from the coding sequence ATGAGCGACGATCCCACAGACCAGTCGACCGCGACGGACGCGCTCCACGCGGGCCAGCAACCGGATTCGGCGACCGGCGCACGCGCCCCGCCGCTCTACCAGACCACCTCCTACGTCTTCGAGGACGCCGAGGACGCCGCGGCCCAGTTCGCACTCGAAAAGCCCGGCTACATCTACTCCCGGCTGATGAACCCAACGGTGGAGACGCTTCAGGAGCGCATGGCGACGCTCGAAGGCGGTGTTGGGGCGGCCGCCACCGGGTCCGGGATGGCCGCGCTCGACCTCACGACGTTCCTGCTCGCGTCGGCCGGCGACAACATCGTCTCGGCGTCCTCGCTTTACGGCGGGACCTACACCTACCTCACCCACTCGGTCGAGCGCCGGGGTATCTCGACGCGGTTCGTCGACACCCTCGACTACGACGCCTACGAGGAAGCGATCGACGACGAGACGGCCTACGTCCACCTCGAAACGATCGGCAACCCGGCGCTCGACACCCCCGACATCCAGCGGGTGGCGGACATCGCCCACGACAACGGGGCCCCGCTGTTCGTCGACAACACCTTCGCGACGCCCGCGCTCTGCCGGCCGCTCGACCACGGGGCCGACCTCGTCTGGAACTCGACCACCAAGTGGCTCCACGGCTCCGGAACGACCGTCGGCGGCGTCGTCGTCGACGGTGGCTCGTTCCCGTGGGCCGAGTATCCCGAGAAGTACCCCGAGATCGCTCAGGACAACCCGGCCTACCACGGCGTGAACTTCGTCGAAGCCTTCGGTGACGCGGCGTTCACCTACGCCGCGATCGCCCGCGGGCTCCGCGACCTCGGCAATCAGCAGTCGCCGTTCGACGCCTGGCAAACCCTCCAAGGCCTCGAAACGCTCCCGCTCCGGATGGACCGCCACTGCGAGAACGCGATGACCGTCGCGGAGTACCTCGAGGACCACGAGGCGGTTTCCTGGGTCACGTACCCTGGGCTCGACTCCCACCCGACCCACGAGACCGCGAGCGAGTACCTCGACGGTGGCTACGGCGGTATGATCACCTTCGGGCTGGAGGGCGGTTACGAGGCCGCCCGGCGGACCGTCGAGTCGACCGAGCTCGCGAGCCTGCTCGCCAACGTCGGCGACGCGAAGACGCTCATCGTCCACCCCGCGAGCACCACCCACCAGCAGTTGAGCGACGCCGAGAAGGAGTCCTCCGGCGTGACCGACGACCTGGTTCGCCTGTCGGTGGGGATCGAGGACCCGGCGCACATCGTCGCGGACCTGGAGCGGGCCATCGAGTCGACGCAGTGA
- a CDS encoding universal stress protein → MYDRILIPTDGSEGALAAARHGLALATAFESQVHLLSVVDERTYSSSIADVDSAVRAQREAFERAATEAVRTLEELADETPVTCHTAVEHGVPHAVIASYLDRHDIDLVSMGTHGRTGLDRLLVGSVTERIVRTSDVPVLTTRPEADERDGYDRVLIPTDGSEAAAAAIEHGLAVADRYDARVHALSVVDVSGLLGAPDVGMSPDLVDAWTEYGERAVSEVAERAADRGLDVTTAVEQGLPYRAILDYTRQEGIDLVTMGTQGRTGLERYLLGSVTERVVRTSDVPVLTVR, encoded by the coding sequence ATGTACGACAGGATCCTCATCCCAACCGACGGCAGCGAGGGCGCACTGGCCGCCGCCCGCCACGGGCTGGCCCTCGCGACGGCCTTCGAGAGTCAGGTTCACCTCTTGAGCGTCGTCGACGAACGCACGTACAGCAGCTCGATCGCGGACGTGGATTCCGCGGTTCGAGCCCAACGCGAGGCGTTCGAACGGGCGGCGACCGAAGCGGTTCGAACCCTCGAAGAACTCGCTGACGAGACGCCAGTCACTTGCCACACGGCGGTGGAACACGGCGTCCCCCACGCGGTGATCGCCTCCTATCTCGACCGACACGACATCGACCTGGTATCGATGGGAACCCACGGCCGGACCGGCCTGGACCGGCTGCTCGTGGGGAGCGTGACCGAACGTATCGTGCGGACGAGCGACGTTCCGGTTCTCACCACCCGGCCCGAGGCCGACGAGCGCGACGGCTACGACCGGGTCCTGATCCCGACGGACGGAAGTGAGGCCGCAGCCGCTGCGATCGAACACGGTCTCGCGGTCGCGGACCGGTACGACGCACGGGTTCACGCGCTTTCGGTCGTCGACGTGAGCGGGTTGCTGGGCGCTCCCGACGTGGGAATGAGCCCCGATCTGGTCGATGCCTGGACCGAGTACGGCGAACGTGCGGTCTCGGAGGTCGCCGAGAGGGCCGCGGACCGCGGGCTCGACGTCACCACGGCGGTCGAACAGGGGCTCCCCTACCGCGCCATTCTGGACTACACACGTCAGGAGGGGATCGACCTCGTCACGATGGGGACACAGGGCAGAACCGGGCTCGAACGGTACCTGCTCGGAAGCGTGACCGAGCGTGTCGTCCGAACGAGCGACGTTCCAGTGCTCACCGTTCGATAG
- a CDS encoding metal-dependent hydrolase codes for MLPWGHLAFGYVCYSGLSRWVSRRRPDGSSLALVALGTQLPDLVDKPLAWTFGVLPSGRSLAHSAFTATFASTVVWDFCRRRGRSELGVAFAVGYASHLVADSYRALLSGRYAALSSLGWPLLPPPRFDHEGGIVDHFRGLSFTPAFAFQLVLVALAAVVWVADGAPGRSAVGDRLARVVDRARERERAIR; via the coding sequence ATGCTACCCTGGGGGCACCTCGCGTTCGGCTACGTCTGTTACTCCGGTCTCTCCCGGTGGGTCTCCCGACGGCGTCCGGACGGCTCCAGCCTCGCGCTCGTCGCGCTCGGCACCCAACTCCCCGACCTCGTCGACAAACCGCTCGCCTGGACGTTCGGGGTGCTCCCGAGCGGGCGGTCGCTCGCGCACTCGGCGTTCACCGCGACGTTCGCAAGCACCGTCGTCTGGGACTTCTGCCGCCGACGCGGCCGCTCGGAGCTCGGGGTCGCGTTCGCCGTCGGCTACGCCTCCCACCTCGTCGCCGATAGCTATCGGGCGCTCCTCTCGGGGCGGTACGCCGCCCTCTCGTCGCTCGGCTGGCCCCTCCTCCCGCCCCCGCGATTCGACCACGAGGGCGGGATCGTCGACCACTTCCGAGGCCTCTCGTTCACGCCCGCCTTCGCGTTCCAGCTCGTTCTCGTCGCGCTCGCCGCCGTGGTCTGGGTCGCGGACGGCGCGCCCGGCCGGTCGGCGGTCGGGGACCGCCTCGCGAGGGTCGTCGACCGGGCTCGCGAACGGGAGCGCGCTATCCGATAG
- a CDS encoding FtsX-like permease family protein, with protein MSYRRALLTRWSRRDRLTVLVVAVTTAFLVGTTLLLAAAGAQTATLAGDLNTTATATYEDSFTAARDDADPNDLVFPTAVLRAADGSSHRFIGVPNGTPTEIADSSVDWRRATIPSPGGGVTGPVTSSTQRRFRTANGPTTLAIDPQTDTDSLFPASWYVANASTVRSLGDGDVDALVIHPDERLTGLLSVPTVGSPLVAALVFLFAGMRQLLTALLAATVGSALLVLVVVYNVLRMTVRDRIRAIRVIRSTGGTPRRVRWLFGLRAGLIVGLGVALGYAVGFVLTNAVVNVAVFAGLPISLTPSLTPLALGTLAVVLPTLVLAGVLAGVLAARTATRRPPTRLGDAPRRAGARDDSTFGRLRSRLAPTLLDPRAVVPTTLTLAVFAVVVVLIVSLTGAVAPLSTQDEGTIAEAGSANVLNSRIDADYATVLRSRGIDASPEIILAQAVDGEPFLGLGANYTAFAAVTNASLERGHAPRTDSQAVIGADLARTLDVEVGDSLTLGGSFSPAVTRVTVVGVFSASGVDDDQVVVPLPMAHHLAIREGIVQYIRTSGAAFDGMNGTTARANDTITATVVSAPNVTAANRPVSVTVRAENPGDAAATREVPVSIGNVTRTRSVSLDAGESTQFSVSLRAPAPGERTLRVGSRSQPIRVLAANALWFPTELPGTGPPNATLFVPVVTPDEEPIPNATVTLGERTANTGSNGIAQVTLPAEPGSYVLRASKADRPPATHNLTVATGSRREPSARLQVTPRSGSVLERPTANVTVANPWNASLTRELTLSSAITNRNRTVTLDPGEVASLNVSVFAGADGRASPGTYPVRLLSNGTPIARTEYTVEGDQRLFSALASNGQYSGNAGIGQAIQSVFGNVQLLFVVMVLLAGLTTVGTTAATFAQTVHARRRAIGVHRATGATPRDVLRTVLADVCLISVPAAVVALVLAVGTLRVLGRVGVLTLFGIRLSVATPPWVLLATAVGAFALSVLGAVLATTPFLTGPPTGLLGETTAEPAHRDRENR; from the coding sequence GTGAGCTACAGACGGGCGCTGCTCACCCGCTGGTCGCGCCGCGACCGGCTCACGGTGCTCGTGGTGGCGGTCACGACGGCGTTCCTCGTCGGGACGACCCTCCTGCTCGCGGCCGCCGGCGCGCAGACCGCGACGCTCGCGGGCGACCTCAACACCACCGCGACCGCCACCTACGAGGACTCGTTCACCGCCGCGAGGGACGACGCGGACCCGAACGACCTCGTCTTTCCCACTGCCGTGCTCCGGGCGGCCGACGGCTCCAGCCACCGGTTCATCGGCGTGCCGAACGGGACGCCGACCGAGATCGCCGACTCGTCGGTGGATTGGCGGCGTGCGACGATCCCCTCGCCGGGCGGCGGCGTGACGGGCCCCGTGACGAGCTCGACCCAGCGTCGGTTCCGGACCGCGAACGGTCCCACGACGCTCGCGATAGACCCGCAGACCGACACCGACTCGCTGTTTCCCGCCTCGTGGTACGTGGCGAACGCCTCAACCGTCCGGTCGCTCGGTGACGGCGACGTCGACGCGCTCGTGATCCACCCCGACGAACGCCTCACGGGGCTGCTGTCGGTGCCGACGGTCGGGTCGCCGCTCGTCGCGGCCCTCGTCTTCCTGTTCGCCGGGATGCGCCAGCTACTGACCGCGCTGCTCGCCGCGACGGTCGGGAGCGCGCTGCTCGTGCTCGTCGTGGTCTACAACGTCCTCCGGATGACCGTCCGGGACCGGATCCGCGCGATCCGGGTCATCCGTTCGACCGGCGGGACCCCCCGTCGGGTGCGGTGGCTGTTCGGGCTCCGGGCCGGGCTGATCGTCGGTCTCGGCGTCGCGCTCGGCTACGCGGTCGGGTTCGTCCTCACGAACGCCGTGGTCAACGTCGCGGTGTTCGCGGGGCTCCCGATCTCGCTCACGCCCTCGCTCACGCCGCTCGCGCTCGGCACGCTCGCGGTCGTGCTCCCGACGCTGGTGCTCGCGGGCGTACTGGCGGGCGTGCTCGCCGCCCGGACCGCGACGCGCCGTCCCCCGACCCGTCTCGGGGACGCCCCTCGACGCGCCGGTGCGCGGGACGACTCGACGTTCGGACGGCTCCGCTCGCGGCTCGCCCCGACGTTGCTCGACCCGCGGGCGGTGGTGCCGACGACGCTCACGCTCGCGGTGTTCGCGGTCGTGGTCGTGCTCATCGTCTCGCTCACGGGCGCGGTCGCGCCGCTCTCGACCCAGGACGAGGGGACGATCGCGGAGGCCGGCTCGGCCAACGTACTCAACAGCCGGATCGACGCCGACTACGCGACGGTGCTCCGCTCGCGCGGGATCGATGCCAGCCCCGAGATCATCCTCGCCCAGGCCGTCGACGGCGAGCCGTTTCTGGGGCTCGGCGCGAACTACACCGCCTTCGCAGCCGTCACGAACGCCAGCCTCGAACGCGGTCACGCGCCACGAACCGATTCACAGGCGGTCATCGGGGCGGACCTCGCGCGAACGCTCGACGTCGAGGTCGGCGATTCGCTGACCCTCGGGGGAAGCTTCTCGCCGGCGGTCACCAGGGTCACCGTGGTGGGCGTGTTCAGCGCTAGCGGGGTCGACGACGACCAGGTCGTCGTCCCGCTCCCGATGGCTCACCACCTCGCGATCCGGGAGGGGATCGTCCAGTACATCCGTACCAGCGGCGCGGCCTTCGACGGGATGAACGGGACGACCGCCCGCGCCAACGACACCATCACGGCGACCGTCGTCTCCGCACCCAACGTCACGGCGGCGAATCGTCCCGTCTCGGTCACGGTGCGTGCCGAGAACCCGGGCGACGCCGCCGCGACGCGCGAGGTCCCGGTCTCGATCGGGAACGTCACCCGAACCCGGTCGGTGAGCCTCGACGCCGGCGAGTCGACGCAGTTCTCGGTGTCGCTGCGTGCCCCCGCACCGGGCGAACGGACGCTCCGCGTCGGGTCGCGGAGCCAGCCGATCCGCGTGCTCGCCGCGAACGCGCTCTGGTTCCCCACCGAACTCCCCGGGACCGGGCCGCCGAACGCGACGCTGTTCGTCCCCGTCGTGACCCCCGACGAGGAGCCGATCCCGAACGCGACCGTCACCCTCGGCGAGCGGACGGCGAACACGGGCTCGAACGGCATCGCGCAGGTCACCCTCCCGGCCGAACCCGGGAGCTACGTCCTCCGGGCGAGCAAGGCCGACCGGCCGCCCGCGACCCACAACCTCACCGTCGCGACCGGGAGTCGCCGCGAGCCCTCGGCACGGCTGCAGGTCACGCCACGGAGCGGGAGCGTGCTCGAACGCCCGACGGCGAACGTCACGGTCGCGAACCCCTGGAACGCCAGCCTGACCCGTGAGCTCACGCTGAGCTCGGCGATAACGAATCGAAATCGGACCGTGACCCTCGACCCCGGCGAGGTCGCCTCGCTCAACGTGAGCGTCTTCGCGGGGGCCGACGGGCGCGCCTCGCCGGGCACGTATCCCGTCCGGCTGCTCTCGAACGGGACTCCCATCGCCCGGACGGAGTACACCGTCGAGGGCGACCAGCGGCTGTTCTCGGCGCTCGCGAGCAATGGGCAGTACTCCGGGAACGCGGGCATCGGCCAGGCGATCCAGAGCGTCTTCGGCAACGTCCAACTCCTGTTCGTGGTGATGGTGCTGCTCGCGGGGCTCACGACCGTCGGAACCACCGCCGCGACGTTCGCCCAGACCGTCCACGCCCGGCGGCGCGCCATCGGGGTCCACCGCGCGACCGGCGCGACCCCGCGGGACGTGCTCCGGACGGTGCTCGCGGACGTCTGTCTGATCTCGGTTCCCGCGGCCGTCGTCGCGCTCGTGCTCGCGGTCGGCACCCTCCGCGTCCTCGGGCGGGTCGGGGTGCTCACGCTGTTCGGGATCCGGCTCTCGGTCGCCACGCCGCCGTGGGTGCTCCTCGCGACCGCCGTCGGCGCGTTCGCGCTCTCGGTGCTCGGTGCCGTCCTCGCGACGACCCCGTTCCTCACCGGACCGCCGACCGGCCTCCTCGGCGAGACGACCGCCGAACCCGCGCACCGGGACCGGGAGAACCGGTGA
- a CDS encoding ABC transporter ATP-binding protein, with product MTTPVLDADHLGVTRGGTAILTDVSMTVAPDARTLVQGPSGAGKTTLFNVLGLLDRPSSGTLRVEGRVADSLGERERARLRRETIGFIFQEFQLIADLTAWENARLPQEHAGGGDSSWVDTLFDALGIDHLREQYPATLSGGEKQRVAIARALANRPAIVLADEPTGQLDPETADGVLDLLFDMQDTAGTALLTISHDRRLRSRFEDVVRLEDGTTKPVPRAGSDSSDGSAVTNS from the coding sequence ATGACGACGCCCGTTCTCGACGCCGACCACCTCGGCGTCACCCGCGGCGGCACGGCGATCCTCACCGACGTCTCGATGACGGTCGCGCCCGACGCGCGGACGCTGGTTCAGGGGCCGAGCGGGGCGGGGAAGACCACACTGTTCAACGTGCTCGGGTTGCTCGACCGGCCGTCGAGCGGCACCCTCCGGGTCGAAGGGCGGGTCGCGGACTCGCTCGGGGAGCGCGAACGCGCCCGGCTCCGCCGCGAGACGATCGGCTTCATCTTCCAGGAGTTCCAACTCATCGCGGACCTCACCGCCTGGGAGAACGCGCGGTTGCCCCAGGAACACGCCGGCGGTGGCGATTCGTCGTGGGTCGACACCCTCTTCGACGCCCTCGGCATCGACCACCTCCGCGAGCAGTACCCCGCGACGCTCAGCGGCGGCGAGAAACAGCGGGTCGCGATCGCCCGCGCGCTCGCGAACCGACCGGCGATCGTCCTCGCCGACGAGCCCACGGGCCAGCTCGACCCAGAGACCGCCGACGGCGTTCTCGACCTCCTGTTCGACATGCAGGACACCGCCGGCACCGCGTTGCTCACCATCAGCCACGACCGGCGGCTCCGCTCGCGTTTCGAGGACGTCGTCCGGCTCGAAGACGGCACGACGAAGCCAGTACCCCGGGCGGGTTCCGACTCGTCGGACGGGTCGGCCGTTACGAACTCGTGA